The following are encoded in a window of Phaseolus vulgaris cultivar G19833 chromosome 3, P. vulgaris v2.0, whole genome shotgun sequence genomic DNA:
- the LOC137806788 gene encoding uncharacterized protein: protein MMVNYSCGCHTLVTLLFIFVLASLAAGEDNPLLELLSNRDEVVHIAGYGEEKLSTVLITGSVSCEAPHQLHAWPLQGAWVGLKCQRHGRKWKGKWSTVARGVSDEFGEFIVDVPSHLHAIPNFEKECSVRIDRIPKASLCRAVGVKKQKGLSLSSFGNGIRTYNAGNIRIQHAT, encoded by the exons ATGATGGTGAACTACTCATGCGGCTGCCACACCCTTGTCACGCTACTTTTCATCTTCGTGCTTGCTTCTTTGGCCGCAGGAGAGGACAACCCTTTGTTGGAGTTATTATCAAATAGAGATGAAGTGGTGCACATTGCTGGCTATGGAGAGGAGAAGCTATCCACAGTCCTCATCACAGGCTCGGTTAGTTGCGAAGCACCTCACCAACTTCATGCATGGCCACTACAAG GAGCTTGGGTTGGTTTGAAGTGCCAGAGGCATGGGAGAAAGTGGAAGGGGAAATGGTCAACGGTAGCAAGAGGTGTAAGTGATGAATTTGGAGAGTTCATAGTGGATGTCCCTTCTCATCTTCATGCTATTCCTAACTTTGAAAAGGAATGTTCAGTAAGAATTGATCGGATTCCAAAGGCCTCACTTTGTCGAGCAGTTGGTGTGAAGAAACAAAAGGGACTCAGCCTCTCTTCCTTTGGCAATGGCATTCGCACTTACAATGCTGGAAACATAAGGATCCAGCATGCCACTTAA